The following proteins are encoded in a genomic region of Thermothielavioides terrestris NRRL 8126 chromosome 5, complete sequence:
- a CDS encoding glycoside hydrolase family 5 protein (CAZy_ID 269649), with translation MPSVVLSLAFLAGSAIAQQSVWGQCGGIGYSGPTSCVSGSCCVTLNAYYAQCTPGTGCGGGGSGTTLTTKTTTTTATATPTGGGGVGSGKTRFAGVNIAGFDFGCGTDGTCNTAKVYPPVKNYPPDYNHPDGAGQMQHFYRDDNMNIFRLPVGWQYLVNNNLGGSLDSTNFGYYDQLVQACLSTGAYCIIDIHNYARWNGAIIGQGGPTNEQFADLWRQIATKYANQPRIWFGIMNEPHDVPNISTWAATVQAAVTAIRNAGATSQFISLPGNDWQSAAAFISDGSAAALSAVKNPDGSTTNLIFDVHKYLDSDNSGTHTECVTNNIDSAFAPLATWLRQNNRQAILTETGGGNTASCQTYVCQQLAYLNQNSDVYLGYVGWAAGSFDSTYELDLTPTQNGNSWTDTALAKACFAR, from the exons ATGCCTTCGGTCGTCCTTTCTCTTGCTTTcctggccggcagcgccatcGCTCAGCAGAGCGTTTGGGGACAATGCGGCGGCATCGGATACAGCGGACCGACAAGCTGCGTGAGTGGGAGCTGCTGCGTCACGCTGAACGCCTACTATGCGCAATGTACTCCGGGGACAGgctgtggcggcggtggtagCGGCACGACATTGACCACTAAGACCACGACCACAACCGCAACCGCCACGccgaccggcggcggcggcgtcggcagcggcaagacCCGGTTCGCCGGCGTTAACATTGCCGGCTTTGACTTCGGGTGCGGGACGGACGGCACCTGCAACACCGCAAAGGTGTACCCGCCGGTGAAGAACTACCCGCCCGACTACAATCaccccgacggcgccggccagaTGCAGCACTTCTACCGGGACGACAACATGAACATCTTCCGCCTGCCCGTCGGCTGGCAGTACCTGGTCAACAACAacctcggcggcagcctgGACAGCACCAACTTCGGCTACTACGACCAGCTCGTCCAGGCGTGCCTCAGCACGGGCGCGTACTGCATCATCGACATCCACAACTACGCGCGCTGGAACGGCGCCATcatcggccagggcggcccGACAAACGAGCAGTTCGCCGACCTCTGGCGGCAGATCGCGACCAAGTACGCGAACCAGCCGCGCATCTGGTTCGGCATCATGAACGAGCCGCACGACGTGCCCAACATCAGCACGTGGGCTGCCacggtgcaggcggcggtgacggcgaTCCGCAACGCGGGCGCGACCAGCCAGTTCATCTCGCTGCCGGGCAACGACTGgcagtcggcggcggccttcatcagcgacggcagcgcggcggcgctgtcggcCGTCAAGAACCCGGACGGCTCGACCACCAACCTCATCTTCGACGTGCACAAGTACCTCGACTCGGACAACTCGGGCACCCACACCGAGTGCGTCACCAACAACATCGACTCCGCCTTCGCCCCGCTCGCCACCTGGCTGCGCCAGAACAACAGGCAGGCCATCCTCACCgagaccggcggcggcaacacgGCGTCGTGCCAGACCTACGTGTGCCAGCAGCTTGCCTACTTGAA CCAAAACTCGGATGTCTACCTTGGCTACGTCGGCTGGGCTGCCGGCTCGTTCGACTCGACCTACGAGCTGGACCTGACGCCCACTCAGAACGGCAACTCGTGGACTGATACCGCCCTGGCCAAGGCTTGCTTTGCGCGTTAA
- a CDS encoding glycoside hydrolase family 43 protein (CAZy_ID 269779): MHLLLLSLVSLLPLSQAAPQATLGNLDFPDPSITYDPQTRAWYAFATQGNGHHVQAAKAASPSGPWTYLSNTDLLPTPPSWASTPDPAIWAPDVHYLRATDSFVLYFAALQPAAAGGRHCVGAATARNITGPFAPLATPLACPVAEGGAIDPAGFEDDADGSRWVLYKVDGNAAGPGGPCGNGDAPGRPTPIRLQRVDSRDGVTVVGEPVTLLDRDAAEDGPLVEAPSLVKLGPGRFALCYSSHCFNTADYDVRYATAESIQGPYTRRGQLIGKQAGAFGLVAPGGATGIAGGGGLVFHANCPAGRCMYETEYAVGGDGAISIPAGLRAIDLCG, encoded by the exons ATGcatctcctccttctctccCTCGTCTCCCTGCTACCCCTATCCCAGGCCGCGCCACAGGCCACCCTGGGCAACCTCGACTTCCCCGACCCGTCCATCACGTACGATCCACAGACCCGAGCCTGGTACGCCTTCGCCACCCAAGGCAACGGCCACCACGTACaggccgccaaggccgcctcgccctccGGCCCGTGGACGTACCTCAGCAACACCGACCTGCTTCCGACGCCTCCAAGCTGGGCCAGCACGCCGGACCCGGCCATCTGGGCGCCGGACGTGCACTACCTGCGCGCGACCGACTCGTTCGTGCTCTACttcgcggcgctgcagcccgcggcggcgggcgggcggcacTGCGTgggcgcggcgacggcgcgcaaCATCACGGGCCCGttcgcgccgctggcgacgCCGCTGGCCTGTCccgtcgccgagggcggcgcgaTCGACCCGGCCGGGTTCGAGGACGACGCGGACGGGTCGCGCTGGGTGCTGTACAAGGTCGACGGCAACGCCGCGGGGCCCGGCGGGCCGTGCGGCAACGGCgacgcgcccggccgcccgaCGCCCATCCGCCTGCAGCGGGTCGACAGCCGGGACGGGGTCACGGTCGTCGGCGAGCCGGTGACGCTGCTGGAtcgcgacgcggccgaggacggaCCGCTGGTGGAGGCGCCCAGCTTGGTCAAGCTCGGGCCGGGCAGGTTTGCGCTGTGTTACTCGTCGCATTGCTTCAACACGGCCGACTACGATGTGCGGTATGCCACGGCGGAGAGCATCCAGGGGCCGTACACGAGGCGGGGGCAGTTGATTGGGAAGCAGGCCGGCGCGTTCGGGCTGGTGGCGCCGGGCGGAGCGACGGGTATCgcaggcggaggcgggctCGTGTTCCATGCGAACTGCCCGGCTGGGAGGTGCATGTATGAGACGGAGTATGCGGTGGGCGGTGACGGGGCGATCAGCATCCCGGCTGG GTTGAGAGCCATTGACCTCTGCGGGTGA